A stretch of the Neptunomonas phycophila genome encodes the following:
- a CDS encoding pseudouridine synthase translates to MSVNATVAIDAALQVHENNTIELDGVQLKPRAFRYLLMHKPAGLVCSNVDEAYPSLFNLLDIDRVSELHIVGRLDVDTTGLVLITDDGRWSFHITQPTNACPKVYRVGLARALSAGDIDELVAQFKQGIRLQGEQRLTLPATLEVISSKDVRLTITEGRFHQVKRMFAAVGNRVASLHREQIGDVLVDVDEGQWRYLHDTEVQSFSLAQ, encoded by the coding sequence GTGAGTGTTAATGCAACCGTAGCGATTGATGCCGCGCTACAAGTACATGAAAACAACACAATTGAATTAGACGGGGTACAGCTTAAACCCAGAGCATTTCGTTATCTTTTGATGCATAAACCCGCTGGTTTGGTCTGCTCTAATGTGGATGAGGCCTACCCATCGCTTTTTAATCTATTGGATATCGACCGAGTGTCAGAGCTACATATTGTTGGGCGTTTAGATGTAGATACCACAGGTTTAGTGCTAATAACTGACGATGGTCGATGGTCTTTTCATATAACGCAACCAACTAATGCTTGCCCTAAAGTGTATCGCGTTGGTTTAGCGCGGGCTTTATCGGCAGGGGATATCGATGAATTAGTTGCGCAATTTAAGCAAGGGATTCGGCTACAAGGTGAACAACGCTTAACATTACCTGCTACCCTAGAGGTCATATCCTCCAAAGATGTGCGTTTAACGATTACCGAAGGTCGGTTCCATCAGGTGAAGCGTATGTTTGCTGCCGTGGGTAACCGAGTCGCTTCGCTGCATCGTGAGCAAATAGGTGATGTTCTCGTCGATGTTGATGAAGGCCAGTGGCGTTATTTACATGATACCGAAGTTCAGTCCTTTAGCCTGGCTCAATAA
- a CDS encoding sensor histidine kinase, whose protein sequence is MNPKRSSRLTNRYLLLSLLVALVPLLLFASIYDSYFFQLLGKVTNAQLGSRVAAVQNEFQVHLRERAYQLDVLADELDSPVIYSESGVNSLSTELQTLLRLQTDLHNVYGIVFFDKQRRFLWSFPDNAYSAERYQSSLRYGPIAFDDTELYGPEPYSFNHPPAVLMLKPIAASFNASEQYYIGLVLRFNSLASLPKNLGAEGIYTPLLEVPGHRLFDIVGQPVEHHTKAVKGYPLIPEWNLQLIQNKDLVSPPSAAMRNGLISLVLLTAGLLLILHFYVSKHLERQLDSLIKGVERVAAGDLDSPVPLQPGTEVERLTHAIERMRGQLNQTIKATIDIERQASLGQLAAGLAHDIRNPLTIVGMTIKTLIKREAKPKHVEMLHMVEEEIDRVEQVVNNLLNYARPNPPKQEYLQLSDELDSIAALVDASARKQHVILKIECPQDLTILADPSHVRQVLMNLILNAIQAMPPAGGEILLSGQKQEHHIVLSVIDNGPGISDTELARVFEPFFTTKTAGTGLGLSICKTLLNANHAELTIESEIGVGTSVHLSFNLPPKQADTHE, encoded by the coding sequence TTGAATCCCAAACGCAGTAGCCGCCTCACCAATAGATATTTGCTTTTATCCTTGCTGGTTGCGCTCGTTCCATTGCTGCTGTTTGCCAGTATTTATGACTCTTACTTTTTTCAGTTGCTAGGCAAAGTGACTAACGCCCAATTAGGCAGTCGAGTAGCCGCGGTTCAGAATGAATTTCAGGTACATTTACGAGAGCGAGCCTATCAGTTAGATGTGCTCGCCGACGAACTAGACTCCCCCGTCATTTACAGCGAATCGGGAGTCAACTCGCTATCAACCGAACTGCAAACCCTGTTACGGCTACAAACCGACTTACACAATGTGTATGGCATTGTGTTTTTTGATAAACAGCGACGTTTTTTATGGAGCTTTCCGGACAATGCTTACTCGGCTGAACGTTATCAATCATCACTACGTTATGGCCCAATCGCCTTTGACGACACAGAACTCTACGGGCCTGAGCCATACAGTTTTAATCACCCACCGGCGGTATTGATGCTCAAACCCATTGCCGCAAGCTTTAACGCATCTGAACAATACTATATCGGGTTAGTACTTCGGTTTAACTCGCTGGCTTCTCTCCCTAAAAACTTAGGTGCAGAAGGTATCTACACTCCATTGCTTGAAGTGCCTGGCCACCGGTTATTCGATATTGTCGGGCAGCCGGTAGAACACCACACTAAAGCCGTTAAAGGCTATCCGTTAATCCCCGAGTGGAACTTACAACTTATTCAAAATAAAGATTTAGTCAGCCCACCCAGTGCAGCCATGCGTAATGGTCTGATTAGCTTAGTGCTCCTAACCGCTGGCCTTTTACTGATTCTGCATTTCTACGTTTCTAAACATTTAGAAAGACAACTGGACAGCCTTATTAAAGGCGTAGAGCGAGTTGCCGCTGGCGATTTAGACTCCCCCGTGCCCTTACAGCCGGGCACCGAAGTAGAGCGTCTAACGCATGCTATCGAGCGCATGAGAGGACAACTCAACCAAACCATTAAAGCCACCATCGATATAGAGCGGCAAGCCTCTTTGGGTCAACTCGCTGCTGGGCTAGCTCACGATATACGAAACCCATTAACGATTGTCGGCATGACAATAAAAACGCTGATAAAACGCGAAGCCAAACCCAAGCATGTAGAAATGCTGCATATGGTTGAAGAAGAAATCGATCGGGTTGAGCAAGTCGTCAATAATTTATTAAATTATGCGCGGCCTAATCCCCCCAAACAGGAATACCTACAACTTTCTGATGAATTAGATAGCATAGCGGCTCTTGTGGATGCCTCCGCAAGAAAGCAACATGTTATCCTCAAAATAGAATGTCCGCAGGATCTCACCATACTCGCCGACCCTTCACATGTTCGCCAAGTGTTGATGAACCTGATCCTTAACGCCATTCAAGCGATGCCGCCTGCAGGCGGGGAGATATTATTAAGCGGGCAAAAGCAGGAGCACCACATCGTTTTATCGGTTATCGATAACGGTCCAGGTATCAGTGATACAGAGCTAGCGAGAGTCTTTGAACCATTCTTTACCACTAAAACAGCAGGAACAGGGTTAGGCCTTTCAATTTGTAAAACCTTATTAAATGCAAACCATGCAGAATTAACGATCGAAAGTGAAATAGGTGTCGGTACAAGCGTTCACCTCTCCTTTAACCTTCCTCCAAAGCAAGCAGATACCCATGAGTAA
- a CDS encoding sigma-54-dependent transcriptional regulator, translating to MSNLSVLIIDDEKNLIRSIIFSLSDPSIEVAAAHTGKDGVEQFQKSRPDVVLLDLGLPDMSGLDVLHQLKTLNADTPVIMISAHGDTRTAVQAVKDGAVDYLTKPFDIDELEVLIHRCAEQQRTQKELSFLRAKQGETQSIVGLDATTTQLKAFIEQIGNSSAKTVLITGESGTGKSLIARCVHDTRFKDAPFIEINCAALPEQLIEAELFGAERGAYTGASQKRDGLIALADTGTLFLDEIGEMPLSAQTKLLSFLENRSYRPIGGNRIKQANVVVIAATNRDLKQAVTDGAFREDLFYRLNVLPIHAPALRERPKDIPLLIKYFTEQFSSKEGSKAPLWDPALIQLLQTYAWPGNIRELKNLVERFTILYPGITATAQHLPPEYAPQQAIQTPESNTPELTSQVESKEREIILKALSDSNGRKSVAAEKLGISRHALKRRLQRLNIES from the coding sequence ATGAGTAACTTATCGGTTTTAATTATTGATGATGAGAAAAACCTAATACGCAGTATTATCTTTTCTTTGAGCGACCCTTCCATCGAAGTAGCCGCGGCACACACCGGTAAAGATGGGGTTGAGCAGTTTCAAAAGAGTCGCCCCGATGTAGTGTTGCTGGATTTAGGCCTGCCCGACATGTCCGGATTAGACGTATTGCATCAGCTAAAAACACTCAATGCCGACACCCCCGTCATTATGATCTCGGCACATGGTGATACGCGTACAGCTGTTCAAGCCGTTAAAGATGGCGCCGTGGATTATCTCACTAAGCCTTTTGATATTGATGAATTAGAAGTATTAATCCACCGCTGTGCAGAGCAACAACGCACACAAAAAGAACTATCGTTTTTACGTGCCAAACAAGGCGAAACACAATCCATTGTTGGGCTGGACGCCACTACAACACAACTCAAAGCCTTTATTGAACAAATAGGGAATAGTTCGGCGAAAACGGTCCTTATTACCGGAGAGTCTGGTACGGGCAAATCACTTATTGCCCGTTGTGTCCATGACACGCGCTTTAAAGACGCCCCTTTCATCGAAATTAATTGTGCCGCCTTACCTGAGCAACTTATCGAAGCCGAACTGTTTGGCGCTGAACGTGGCGCTTATACTGGGGCCTCTCAAAAAAGGGATGGGCTGATCGCTCTGGCGGATACTGGCACCTTATTTCTTGATGAGATTGGAGAAATGCCACTATCAGCTCAAACAAAATTACTCAGCTTTTTAGAAAACAGGAGTTATCGCCCCATCGGCGGTAATCGCATAAAACAAGCAAATGTCGTGGTAATAGCAGCCACCAACCGCGATCTAAAACAAGCGGTAACAGACGGTGCTTTCAGGGAAGATTTATTTTACCGATTAAATGTACTCCCCATTCACGCACCCGCATTGCGTGAAAGACCCAAAGATATCCCATTACTGATTAAGTACTTTACCGAGCAATTTTCCAGCAAAGAAGGCTCCAAAGCACCATTGTGGGACCCTGCGCTCATCCAGCTATTACAAACATACGCTTGGCCGGGCAACATACGCGAATTGAAAAACCTTGTAGAGCGATTTACGATTCTTTACCCGGGTATCACGGCAACAGCGCAGCATTTACCGCCCGAGTACGCCCCGCAACAGGCGATACAAACACCCGAGTCCAATACACCTGAGCTTACCTCTCAAGTAGAGAGCAAAGAGCGAGAAATCATTCTTAAAGCACTGAGCGACAGTAATGGACGAAAGAGTGTGGCGGCTGAAAAACTGGGCATTTCTAGGCACGCACTTAAAAGACGCTTACAGCGCCTTAACATTGAAAGTTAA
- a CDS encoding ABC transporter substrate-binding protein, which translates to MIRTTMMIKNLTHRYVLIILLSTLLHPSTVAGAIVLGEQNDADINVGCLFPLTGRGGLYGRDSQIGIQIALEKLAQSPDVYPTLKVVIEDTRSKASRATRIVKDFVEKGRSRFICGVVNSSVAWQVAKVAAQEEVFFIGTDHASSRMTSPLVSPYYFRVNNNTQQSAIAGAKYIKEYFPNSAEKPIRISHIAPDYDYGYTIWQDLVDALDSLGVHYQVVTTLWPRLYEPNYSAFIKALLEKPTDLVINSMWGGDLVAFIQQANNTSLFSHAKFANFDTGGNYEVLVELGKDLPEGLIMSARHHNNWPHTPLNQWFVSRFYELSGRYPSYAAEGAYSGIMAIAEAVHLTGVDASNDALKTALEHLSLRLPEDPEGFSSFMDPKTHQLQQVIAIGTTTGSNSKLSLPRLLSHWKIYYPER; encoded by the coding sequence ATGATACGCACAACAATGATGATCAAAAATCTGACACATAGATATGTACTTATCATTTTACTCAGCACATTACTGCACCCCTCAACAGTAGCTGGCGCTATTGTGTTGGGCGAGCAAAACGATGCTGATATCAATGTGGGCTGCCTTTTTCCACTGACAGGCCGCGGAGGTCTATACGGCCGCGATAGCCAGATAGGTATTCAAATAGCCTTGGAAAAACTTGCACAAAGCCCCGATGTGTATCCAACGCTAAAAGTCGTTATTGAAGATACGCGCTCAAAGGCTTCACGAGCAACACGCATAGTGAAAGACTTTGTCGAAAAAGGCCGTAGCCGGTTCATCTGTGGCGTGGTGAACTCGTCGGTTGCTTGGCAAGTTGCCAAAGTCGCCGCCCAAGAAGAGGTATTTTTTATCGGGACAGACCATGCGTCCTCCCGAATGACATCGCCGCTGGTAAGCCCCTATTATTTTAGAGTGAACAACAACACCCAACAGAGCGCTATAGCCGGTGCTAAATACATTAAAGAGTATTTCCCAAACAGCGCCGAAAAACCTATTCGCATCTCGCATATAGCGCCTGATTACGACTACGGCTATACCATATGGCAAGATCTTGTAGACGCATTAGACTCACTCGGCGTGCACTATCAGGTAGTGACGACCCTCTGGCCACGGCTTTACGAACCTAATTACAGCGCATTTATTAAAGCGCTATTAGAAAAGCCTACGGACTTAGTGATTAATTCCATGTGGGGTGGCGACCTAGTCGCCTTCATTCAACAGGCCAACAATACATCGCTGTTTAGCCACGCAAAGTTTGCAAACTTTGATACAGGCGGTAACTACGAAGTATTAGTCGAGCTGGGTAAAGACCTCCCCGAAGGGCTTATCATGTCAGCCAGACATCATAATAACTGGCCTCATACACCGCTAAATCAATGGTTTGTATCACGTTTTTATGAACTCAGTGGCCGATACCCTTCTTATGCCGCTGAAGGTGCCTACTCTGGAATCATGGCAATAGCCGAGGCCGTACACTTAACAGGGGTCGATGCTTCTAACGACGCATTAAAGACGGCACTGGAACACCTCTCATTACGCTTACCCGAAGACCCCGAAGGTTTCTCTTCTTTCATGGACCCAAAGACCCACCAGTTGCAACAGGTCATAGCGATAGGAACAACCACAGGTTCAAACAGCAAGCTATCCCTTCCCCGTTTACTCAGCCACTGGAAGATCTATTATCCTGAGCGCTAA
- a CDS encoding NAD-dependent succinate-semialdehyde dehydrogenase, whose protein sequence is MLKDMSLLKDRCLVNGQWVEAENKSTIDVINPATGDVITSIPHLSASEIPAVISASQVAQREWAAMAAKERSKILRRWFELLLENADDLALLMTTEQGKPLAEAKGEIAYAASFIEWFAEEAKRIYGDTIPAPLANQRLTVIKQPIGVTAAITPWNFPAAMITRKAAPALAAGCSMIVRPADLTPLTALAIGELAQRAGIPDGVFQVVTGSASKIGKVLTDSTTVTKLSFTGSTEVGRLLMAQCAETIKKMSLELGGNAPFIVFDDADLDKAVEGAMASKYRNAGQTCVCANRILVQRGVYKAFSEKLLEKVKALNVGDGTQPGTDIGPMIEEKAIAKVEEHIQDAVSKGATLLYGGERLGGLFLKPSILTDVTPDMKVAQEETFGPMAPLFPFDTEEEAVAMANDTIFGLAAYFFTKDYARSIRVAEALEYGMVGHNTGIISNEVAPFGGVKQSGLGREGSKYGIDEYLELKYICSAL, encoded by the coding sequence ATGTTAAAAGACATGTCCCTCCTCAAAGACCGTTGTTTAGTCAATGGACAGTGGGTAGAAGCTGAAAACAAAAGCACAATCGATGTCATCAACCCAGCCACAGGCGATGTCATCACCAGCATCCCTCATTTATCAGCCTCTGAAATCCCTGCCGTCATTTCGGCCTCACAAGTGGCTCAGCGCGAGTGGGCTGCGATGGCCGCCAAAGAACGCTCAAAAATTCTGCGACGTTGGTTCGAGCTGCTATTAGAAAATGCCGATGATTTAGCGTTACTCATGACGACTGAACAAGGTAAGCCCCTAGCCGAAGCCAAAGGCGAGATCGCTTACGCAGCCTCGTTTATTGAATGGTTCGCCGAAGAAGCGAAACGAATCTACGGTGATACGATTCCAGCTCCGCTGGCTAACCAGCGCTTAACCGTCATCAAACAGCCTATCGGCGTAACTGCGGCCATTACTCCATGGAACTTCCCAGCCGCCATGATCACACGCAAAGCGGCACCGGCATTAGCCGCGGGCTGCTCAATGATTGTACGACCTGCCGACCTCACACCGCTCACCGCCTTAGCAATAGGTGAGTTAGCACAGCGAGCGGGTATTCCTGACGGTGTGTTCCAAGTCGTTACCGGTTCAGCTAGCAAAATCGGCAAGGTACTCACCGACAGCACAACGGTAACTAAATTGTCATTCACAGGATCGACCGAAGTGGGCCGGTTATTAATGGCTCAATGCGCCGAGACCATTAAAAAAATGTCACTAGAGCTTGGCGGTAACGCCCCTTTTATTGTGTTTGACGATGCCGACCTAGATAAAGCGGTAGAAGGAGCCATGGCTTCTAAATACCGTAACGCTGGCCAAACATGCGTGTGCGCAAACCGTATTTTGGTACAACGCGGGGTTTATAAAGCTTTTTCAGAAAAACTACTTGAGAAAGTCAAAGCGCTTAACGTTGGAGATGGCACACAGCCTGGCACCGATATTGGCCCTATGATCGAAGAAAAAGCCATAGCCAAAGTCGAAGAGCATATCCAAGACGCCGTGAGTAAAGGCGCTACCCTGCTCTATGGTGGCGAGCGTCTAGGCGGACTCTTTCTAAAGCCCTCTATCCTGACCGACGTCACACCAGACATGAAAGTCGCCCAAGAAGAAACCTTTGGCCCAATGGCTCCTTTATTCCCGTTTGACACCGAAGAAGAAGCCGTAGCCATGGCAAACGATACCATTTTTGGCCTCGCCGCTTACTTCTTTACCAAAGACTACGCCCGCAGCATACGCGTTGCCGAAGCACTGGAATACGGAATGGTTGGCCACAACACCGGCATCATTTCAAACGAAGTTGCCCCGTTTGGCGGTGTAAAACAGTCAGGTTTAGGCCGTGAAGGCTCTAAATACGGCATCGATGAGTATCTAGAGCTGAAATACATCTGCAGCGCTCTTTAA
- a CDS encoding iron-containing alcohol dehydrogenase, translating into MKPFSFNTPGSMHVEWGGAKRLGELLSGWFKERNLLIVTDKFLNESGLLEETKASLKAHGFHTIIFDDVVADPPEHVLMSCVELGKSQQADIVLGLGGGSSMDIAKLVAVMLTSEQPLSELYGIGNVQGSRTPLIQVPTTAGTGSEVTNITILTTGETTKMGVVAQQLYADRVLLDAELTVGLPALPTAATGIDAMVHAIEAYTSAHLKNPVSDALAKEALRLLANNLITACTDGTNRAAREAMLLGANLAGQAFSNSPVAAVHALAYPLGGHYHLPHGLTNALMLGPVLRFNMKAAAELYAELADVLLGESQEDTATKASRFVDHMQSLMNASGAPQKLREVDVTEESLPTLAKDAMLQTRLLGNNPVPVTEEDALNLYREAF; encoded by the coding sequence ATTAAACCTTTTTCTTTTAACACGCCCGGATCAATGCATGTTGAATGGGGTGGCGCAAAACGGTTAGGAGAGCTGCTTTCAGGCTGGTTCAAAGAGCGTAACTTATTAATCGTTACCGACAAGTTCCTAAACGAAAGTGGCTTATTAGAAGAAACCAAAGCCTCATTAAAAGCGCACGGCTTTCATACCATTATCTTTGATGATGTTGTTGCGGACCCACCAGAACACGTACTCATGTCATGTGTTGAACTGGGTAAATCCCAGCAGGCCGATATTGTTTTAGGGCTGGGTGGCGGCTCGTCAATGGATATCGCCAAATTGGTCGCCGTCATGCTGACATCAGAGCAGCCATTGTCAGAACTCTACGGCATTGGAAACGTTCAAGGTTCTCGAACGCCGCTGATCCAAGTGCCGACAACAGCGGGCACAGGCTCCGAAGTGACCAATATTACGATTTTGACGACCGGCGAAACGACCAAAATGGGTGTAGTGGCACAACAGCTTTATGCAGACAGAGTACTGCTGGATGCCGAACTCACCGTCGGCTTACCTGCCCTACCGACGGCGGCGACAGGTATCGATGCCATGGTCCATGCAATTGAAGCCTACACTTCAGCGCACCTAAAAAACCCCGTATCGGATGCGTTAGCGAAAGAAGCTCTACGCTTGCTAGCTAACAACCTCATTACCGCCTGCACAGACGGAACAAACCGAGCGGCACGCGAAGCAATGTTATTGGGAGCCAACCTAGCTGGCCAAGCCTTTTCGAACAGCCCTGTAGCGGCCGTTCACGCATTAGCTTACCCATTAGGTGGCCACTATCACTTACCTCACGGCCTAACTAACGCCTTAATGCTTGGCCCTGTGCTTCGCTTCAACATGAAAGCAGCCGCCGAGTTGTATGCCGAGCTAGCCGATGTCTTGTTAGGCGAAAGCCAAGAAGATACGGCCACTAAAGCAAGCCGGTTCGTAGACCACATGCAATCGTTAATGAACGCATCTGGCGCGCCACAAAAGCTGAGGGAAGTTGATGTGACAGAAGAGAGCCTGCCTACCTTAGCGAAAGACGCCATGCTTCAAACTCGTCTACTTGGCAACAACCCTGTGCCAGTGACAGAAGAAGACGCCCTTAACTTATACCGAGAAGCCTTTTAA
- a CDS encoding SLC13 family permease: MNTDQWLITAILMLTLVLFVWGKYRHDIVAAIALGLCVLAGLVAADEAFVGFSHPAVITVAAVLVISDALRRSGVVDVIVQKILPYTESPLSHILIMTTVVTVASAFMNNVGALALMLPVALATCSKHQRSPALILMPLAFGSILGGMTTAIGTPPNIIIAMMRAEASGESFSMFDFSPVGVAIAIMGVLFITLVGWRLIPAARLKSSSPDQLFAIDEYLTEVIITADSSLVGKSVDEIDGLQDASIEIVGIAHRHGKTMSMRAGQLLNAGDILLLQADPSEVQPLLDKNELELITSADKKFSKLTQGELTLVEGVIKKGSVLEGRDVPFLRRRSGGSLALVGLAREGQHIRRLRRKQFKAGDILLLQGAVDDINERLSELGMIPLAERNINLGQPKKIAISLAIFTVAIALGMAKILPLAIVFCLAVIVYLLLDILPVRNLYDAIDWPVIILLSAMIPVGSALQSTGLTELLATQVLTLTQGMPVYLIIGLVLVVTMFLSDIINNAATAVIMAPLAYGIAMGLGVSADPFFMAVAVGASCAFLTPIGHQSNTLVLGPGGYAFGDYWRMGLPLEIMIVLLAVPLILLVWPL, encoded by the coding sequence TTGAATACCGATCAATGGCTGATTACTGCAATTTTGATGTTAACGCTGGTTCTCTTTGTGTGGGGAAAGTATCGCCATGATATTGTGGCTGCCATCGCCTTGGGGCTGTGTGTACTGGCAGGTTTGGTCGCGGCTGATGAAGCTTTTGTAGGCTTTAGCCACCCAGCGGTCATCACCGTAGCGGCCGTACTGGTCATATCCGATGCACTGCGCCGCTCAGGTGTGGTAGATGTGATTGTACAAAAAATCCTACCCTACACCGAAAGCCCACTCAGCCATATTCTGATCATGACAACGGTCGTCACCGTGGCCTCCGCCTTTATGAATAACGTAGGAGCCCTCGCGCTCATGTTACCTGTGGCGCTCGCCACCTGTAGCAAACATCAACGCTCGCCAGCGCTAATTTTGATGCCTCTAGCTTTTGGCAGTATTTTGGGCGGCATGACAACCGCCATAGGCACTCCGCCCAATATCATTATTGCCATGATGCGAGCTGAAGCAAGCGGTGAATCATTTAGCATGTTTGATTTTTCGCCAGTCGGTGTTGCTATCGCCATCATGGGCGTTCTCTTTATTACACTAGTTGGATGGCGATTAATCCCCGCCGCTCGACTTAAAAGCAGCTCGCCCGATCAACTATTTGCTATAGACGAGTACCTCACCGAAGTCATCATCACCGCCGACTCAAGCTTAGTGGGTAAATCAGTAGACGAGATAGATGGCTTACAAGACGCTAGCATCGAAATTGTGGGCATAGCCCACCGACATGGTAAAACGATGTCGATGCGTGCAGGACAATTGCTTAATGCTGGCGACATTTTACTCTTGCAGGCTGATCCCTCAGAAGTCCAACCCCTGCTCGACAAGAACGAGCTAGAACTGATCACCAGTGCCGATAAAAAGTTTTCTAAGCTAACCCAAGGCGAACTCACATTAGTAGAAGGTGTAATCAAAAAAGGCTCGGTACTAGAAGGCCGCGATGTACCCTTTTTACGTAGGCGAAGTGGTGGCTCCCTCGCATTGGTTGGCCTAGCGCGTGAAGGGCAGCATATTCGCAGGCTGCGACGTAAACAGTTTAAAGCAGGCGACATCTTGTTATTACAAGGCGCTGTAGATGACATCAACGAACGGCTTAGCGAGCTAGGTATGATTCCCCTTGCCGAGCGCAATATCAACTTAGGTCAGCCGAAAAAAATTGCCATTTCATTGGCTATCTTTACCGTCGCCATCGCTCTGGGTATGGCCAAAATACTGCCACTGGCGATCGTATTTTGCCTTGCCGTTATCGTCTATCTGTTACTGGATATTTTGCCTGTTCGTAACCTTTACGATGCCATCGACTGGCCGGTTATTATCCTGCTATCCGCCATGATCCCTGTAGGCTCTGCCCTACAAAGCACAGGCCTAACAGAGTTACTCGCCACGCAAGTATTAACGCTCACCCAAGGGATGCCCGTCTATCTTATTATTGGCCTGGTGTTAGTCGTTACCATGTTTTTATCGGACATCATTAATAATGCCGCCACGGCCGTGATCATGGCGCCATTGGCGTATGGTATTGCGATGGGGCTAGGCGTCAGTGCGGACCCGTTTTTCATGGCGGTTGCTGTAGGTGCCTCTTGCGCATTCCTCACCCCTATCGGCCATCAGTCCAACACACTAGTACTGGGCCCAGGCGGGTACGCCTTTGGGGACTACTGGCGCATGGGTTTACCACTTGAAATAATGATCGTACTGCTCGCCGTGCCGCTTATTTTGCTGGTTTGGCCTTTGTAA
- a CDS encoding MAPEG family protein — protein MSIIYPMFALVVVTFVVGLSMGAARLISVKKGQVNPKYYKLLTGYEAPENIIKLSNNFSNLLEVPILFYILGVLLVALDINNFVILILAWCFVALRIVHSVIHITYNHPKHRFYAFLTSSLIVLAMWVQLIILIS, from the coding sequence ATGAGCATTATCTATCCTATGTTTGCTTTAGTTGTTGTAACGTTTGTGGTGGGGTTGAGTATGGGGGCTGCTAGGCTGATCAGTGTTAAAAAAGGCCAAGTAAACCCGAAATATTACAAATTACTTACAGGGTATGAGGCACCCGAAAATATTATAAAATTGAGTAATAACTTTAGTAACCTCTTAGAAGTACCTATTTTATTTTATATTTTGGGAGTGTTATTGGTTGCCTTGGATATAAATAACTTCGTTATTCTTATTCTGGCGTGGTGTTTTGTCGCTTTACGCATTGTGCACTCTGTTATTCATATTACCTATAACCACCCTAAACACCGGTTTTATGCTTTTTTAACATCCAGCTTAATTGTGTTAGCTATGTGGGTTCAGCTCATCATTTTAATTAGCTAA
- a CDS encoding TetR/AcrR family transcriptional regulator codes for MPYTKTHKSKTRNKILECAFRLFAIKGFNGVTIDEVMNNGGLTRGGFYAHFSSKAELYSEALKFAATSTKLANLKPNHLSDQQWLCLLLNEYLSVEHVQGKHPCPLAFLATDINIKNDEVNTAYANTYQGMNTAIMEYAKSYTRCDEQDILSVTAMIIGAVAIARTLKDQGAIENLLAACRREAGAKLGGV; via the coding sequence ATGCCCTATACTAAGACGCACAAAAGCAAAACCCGTAATAAAATTCTTGAATGCGCCTTCAGACTATTTGCCATAAAGGGTTTTAACGGCGTGACAATAGATGAAGTCATGAATAACGGCGGACTGACCCGAGGCGGTTTTTATGCACATTTTTCGAGTAAAGCAGAGCTGTACAGTGAAGCCTTAAAATTCGCTGCCACTAGCACTAAACTCGCTAACCTCAAACCTAACCACCTATCGGACCAACAATGGCTGTGTCTATTGCTCAATGAGTACCTGAGTGTAGAACATGTCCAAGGAAAACACCCCTGCCCTTTGGCATTCTTGGCTACCGATATCAATATCAAAAATGACGAAGTAAACACCGCATACGCGAACACTTACCAGGGTATGAATACCGCAATTATGGAGTACGCAAAGAGTTACACTCGTTGTGATGAGCAAGATATTTTGTCGGTCACTGCAATGATTATTGGGGCGGTCGCTATCGCTAGAACGCTAAAAGACCAAGGCGCTATAGAAAACCTACTAGCAGCATGCCGAAGGGAAGCCGGTGCAAAACTGGGCGGTGTTTAA